In Candidatus Paceibacterota bacterium, a genomic segment contains:
- a CDS encoding peptidoglycan-binding protein, translating into MKKVLYVLFALVLVFPLVSGAETSQQSSVVTTTNVVGRVDEGKKVDPAQLQKACDFKMSHALGARGEEVLRAQQLLVKEGLLSTDNATGYFGPVTRKAIESFQEAKGLEKVGFVGPQTRAKLAERCVAMGGGSVTGSNGIVVKPSFPMKPEPMVPDESKVRELSAKYNISPDKLRKPSVCVTTLKADVNSDGRVDVWDLVILSSGYDKTEAQGADMRADFDKDGKIDFDDFLTMAQDIGNMICNTAEPGTGKLTCSVTSDKSAYELGETIVVSWKSENAVYATWQRDDSGKDQLRLPGDRLPTSGSEKIRASVIGSPYVTLAVVNREGKATCTHTVTVTNENGTTNSSQVVTINKSSLRAVPDSDYVVRGKVTVKKQLLTVVVVGPEYEGATDWETIKDLDEDEEFVSVYTVNARIRGHNWSAKFNKNEDEGEYTVLIYDKDHNLVASDVLMNTYKG; encoded by the coding sequence ATGAAGAAAGTCTTGTATGTTCTGTTTGCGCTTGTCCTTGTATTCCCGTTAGTTTCGGGAGCTGAGACATCGCAACAAAGTTCTGTAGTCACGACAACAAATGTTGTTGGAAGAGTTGATGAAGGTAAGAAGGTAGATCCAGCACAGCTACAAAAAGCGTGTGATTTTAAAATGTCGCATGCCCTAGGTGCTCGCGGTGAAGAAGTTCTTCGTGCTCAGCAGCTACTCGTGAAAGAAGGACTGCTTTCAACTGACAATGCAACTGGATACTTTGGCCCGGTTACTCGCAAGGCAATCGAAAGCTTCCAAGAAGCTAAGGGGCTCGAGAAAGTTGGCTTTGTTGGTCCTCAGACCCGTGCAAAGCTCGCAGAGCGATGTGTAGCAATGGGTGGAGGTAGTGTTACGGGTAGTAATGGAATTGTGGTAAAGCCATCATTTCCAATGAAGCCTGAGCCTATGGTGCCAGATGAATCAAAGGTTCGGGAACTTTCAGCTAAATATAATATTTCTCCTGACAAGCTACGAAAGCCAAGTGTTTGCGTAACAACACTTAAGGCTGATGTAAATTCTGATGGAAGAGTTGATGTGTGGGACTTGGTTATATTAAGCAGTGGATATGACAAGACAGAAGCACAAGGTGCCGATATGCGCGCAGACTTTGATAAGGATGGAAAGATTGATTTCGATGACTTCCTTACAATGGCGCAGGATATTGGCAATATGATTTGTAACACAGCAGAGCCAGGTACAGGTAAGCTCACATGTTCAGTTACATCTGATAAGTCAGCGTATGAACTCGGTGAAACAATCGTGGTTTCATGGAAGAGTGAAAATGCCGTCTATGCAACATGGCAGAGAGATGATTCTGGAAAAGACCAGTTACGTCTCCCTGGTGACAGACTTCCTACAAGTGGCTCAGAGAAAATCAGAGCATCAGTTATTGGTAGTCCGTATGTAACTCTCGCTGTTGTAAACAGGGAAGGAAAAGCAACGTGTACACATACTGTAACTGTTACAAATGAGAACGGAACTACAAATAGTTCTCAGGTTGTAACAATCAACAAGAGCTCACTTCGAGCAGTTCCTGATAGTGATTATGTTGTAAGAGGAAAAGTTACAGTAAAGAAACAACTACTTACTGTTGTCGTTGTTGGTCCTGAGTATGAGGGTGCTACAGACTGGGAAACAATTAAAGATCTTGATGAAGATGAGGAGTTTGTATCAGTCTACACAGTGAATGCACGCATCCGAGGCCATAACTGGTCAGCAAAGTTCAACAAGAATGAAGATGAGGGTGAGTACACTGTACTTATCTATGACAAAGACCACAATCTTGTAGCGTCAGATGTGCTCATGAACACATACAAGGGATAA
- the rpsJ gene encoding 30S ribosomal protein S10, protein MAVAESKKVPKEAKQSEIASKLRIRVRAYEYKILDVSVRQIMDTALRYDAKVVGPIPLPTEIKKYTVNRASFIFKNAREQFEMRIHKRVIDIINPTPKIIESLTNLNLPSGVSIDVKII, encoded by the coding sequence ATGGCGGTTGCAGAATCAAAAAAAGTTCCTAAAGAAGCTAAGCAGTCAGAGATAGCATCAAAGCTGCGAATACGAGTACGTGCATACGAGTACAAGATCCTCGACGTTTCAGTACGTCAGATCATGGACACAGCACTTCGCTACGACGCAAAAGTTGTAGGCCCTATTCCGCTTCCAACAGAAATTAAAAAGTACACAGTGAATCGTGCCTCGTTCATATTCAAGAACGCGCGAGAACAGTTCGAGATGCGCATTCACAAGAGGGTTATTGACATTATTAATCCTACGCCTAAGATAATCGAGTCCCTTACCAACCTTAATCTTCCGTCCGGTGTAAGCATCGACGTAAAGATCATATAG
- the tuf gene encoding elongation factor Tu, with product MAEAAVFDRSKPHVNVGTIGHVDHGKTTLTAAILNVLNLDGQQVKLKGVDQIDSAPEEKARGITIALSHNEYSTATRHYAHIDAPGHADYIKNMITGAAQMDGAVLVVAATDGVMPQTREHILLAKQVGVPKIVVFLNKCDMVPEPDLIDLVEEEVRELLDKQGFDGKNAPVIRGSALKALEAKDVNDEWAQKVLKLAATLDEYIPVPVRETDKPFLMPVEDIFSIEGRGTVVTGRIERGIVKVGEEIEVIGIHPTAKTTVTGIEMFNKSLTEGMAGDNAGILVRGLKKEDIHRGQVLAKPGTVTPHTDFEAEVYILKKEEGGRHTPFFTGYKPQFYVRTTDVTGEVTLKEGVEMVMPGDTTTFKVKLMAPVALEQNTRFAIREGGKTVGAGVVTKIVA from the coding sequence ATGGCAGAAGCAGCAGTATTTGACCGTTCCAAGCCCCATGTAAACGTAGGTACCATTGGTCACGTTGACCATGGTAAGACTACGCTTACAGCGGCTATCTTGAACGTTCTTAACCTTGACGGCCAACAGGTTAAGCTCAAGGGTGTCGACCAAATCGACTCAGCCCCTGAGGAAAAGGCACGCGGTATTACTATCGCGCTTTCACACAACGAGTACTCGACAGCAACAAGGCACTACGCCCACATTGATGCTCCTGGACACGCTGACTACATCAAGAACATGATCACTGGTGCCGCTCAAATGGACGGCGCCGTCCTCGTGGTAGCAGCAACTGACGGTGTTATGCCTCAGACTCGTGAACACATTCTTCTTGCAAAGCAGGTTGGTGTGCCTAAGATCGTAGTATTCCTTAACAAGTGCGACATGGTGCCTGAACCGGACCTTATCGACCTCGTTGAAGAAGAAGTACGTGAGCTCCTTGATAAGCAGGGATTTGATGGAAAAAATGCTCCAGTTATCCGTGGCTCAGCCCTCAAAGCGCTTGAAGCAAAGGATGTTAATGACGAATGGGCACAGAAGGTTTTGAAACTTGCTGCAACTCTAGACGAGTACATTCCTGTACCAGTTCGTGAGACAGACAAGCCATTCCTTATGCCAGTTGAAGACATCTTCTCAATCGAAGGACGCGGAACTGTAGTAACAGGACGTATCGAACGTGGAATTGTTAAGGTTGGTGAAGAAATCGAAGTTATCGGTATCCACCCAACAGCAAAGACAACAGTTACAGGTATCGAAATGTTCAACAAGTCTCTTACAGAAGGAATGGCCGGAGACAACGCCGGAATCCTCGTTCGAGGTCTTAAGAAAGAAGATATTCATCGTGGACAGGTGCTTGCAAAACCAGGAACAGTAACACCTCACACAGACTTCGAAGCTGAAGTGTACATTCTCAAAAAGGAAGAAGGAGGACGACATACTCCATTCTTTACTGGCTATAAGCCACAGTTCTATGTTAGAACTACTGACGTGACTGGAGAAGTGACTCTTAAGGAAGGCGTAGAAATGGTTATGCCTGGAGACACAACTACATTCAAGGTCAAGCTTATGGCTCCAGTAGCACTTGAACAGAATACTCGATTCGCTATCCGCGAAGGAGGAAAGACTGTAGGTGCCGGAGTTGTAACTAAGATCGTAGCCTAA